ACAAAGCAGAGAGATTAAATCAACTCCATAATTGCACATCTTCATTTTCGCAACTTATATTCtaataatattcattaatcttgtGTCTTTAACCCACACACTGTCCCCTCTTGGTTTCTTTTATCTCTCCTGTGAGCTTTCATCTTTTTTATTCACTTGTTAACTCAGACTCATAACTTAATCTTAGAGTTAGAGTGGAGAGTTTTTACCATCCAAAGCACTCTCGCTTGTcctttatccttttttttcGATCATCTATTTATGCTTTTATTTAGCTTTAGTTTGGTTGGGAAAAAATGTGTTTCTAATGGAATTTAGGCCTATCTCTGCCCTTTGGATAAGAGTTGGTTTCTCGTTTTAACTAAAGGCTGTGGGGCAGGTTGACCTTCAATTTGTGTGTTTTTTATTGTACAAAATTCCAGACAGTGATATTAACTCAAGTAACTCAAACATTTTGGCCttttatgattatataaatttcaaaagaaaatttgtactgaaaatttattatattcgtCCAACTTGACACATGATGTCTTCATTATTCAACgtaaattattctattttacAACAGGGTTCAATGTCTCTGACAAGTTGGAATCCAATGTGTATGAATCAGAAATCTGAACGACTAATGTTTGAAAATTCTTTAGGAAAACTACAAgagtttctttatttttcattagaagtttattatattaatacaaCTTGAcatattattatgtttttatttttcattagaagtttattatattaatacaaCTTGACATATTATGTCTTTAAttatctttcatttcttttttcccaCTTTGACTTAGTCAATCCACAGTTTTGCATACATGAACTACAAGTTGTTGTGTGGCTGTGATGTAGATGTTAAATAGAAAATTGTCCAAATTCATGTAAATTATATGCACAAAACACTTAGCCTAATAATAACAAAGCAGAGACATTAAATCTGCAAGGCTCTTATCTTTTAGTAATACCAGCAAACAGCAATAATTGTTAAGAGAAATGGCTTATGCAGCTCTTTCTTCACTTAtgtataattattcaattttacaaCAGGGTTCAATGTCTCTGACAAGTTGGAATCCAATGTATATGAATCAGAAATCTGAACGACTAATGTTTGAAAATTCTTTAGGAAAACTACAAGAGAtcctttatttttcattagaagtatattatattaatacaaCTTGACATGTTATTAtgtcttatttttcatttcttttttctcacTTTGACTTGGTCAATCCACAGTTTTGCATCCGTGAAAATTGTCCAAATTCCTGTAAGTTATATAGCCTAATAATAACAAAGCAGAGGCTGTTATCTTTTAGTAATACCAGCAAACTGCAATAATTGTTAAGAGAAATGGCTTATGCTGCTCTTTCTTCACTTATGTATACATTGGAACAACTCTTCAAACCTAATCAATATTTCGTTTGTCCAAGCTATACACAACAACATGTTCAATCTCTCTATCAAAATCTTTCTTCTCTGCAACTTTTCCTTGACAATACTACCACAAAGGATATTGAAACTCTTAAGGTATGTAATTAATTCACTAGTACATATAGTTATCAAAATCTTactgatcttatatatatatatatatattttttaacaataaCTAATTTATCGAGTTTCAATTTCAAGGTTGTAGAAAAGAGGATCAGAAATGTAGTATACAAAGCAGAAGAGAAAGTTGATTCAAACCTAAGATATATCATCATTCTGCTAGCAGATCTCACAGAGATGAGAGAAGAGACTTGTAAATTCTTTGAGGAAGAATTGGTAAAAGTGGAAAAAGATGTTGATTCTCTCAGGAAAGAGGTGGTGCAGATCGAGTCTAATGAGCATGGAAGCAGATCCGCAGAACTAGCAGCAGCTCCCTCCTCAccagaaaaaagtaaaattgagGAAAATACTATTGTTGGGATGGAGGATGACTTAAACATCATACTTGATCGCCTCACTGCCCAAACACACGAGCTAACTGTCATACCAATTTTTGGTATGGGCGGTATAGGTAAGACAACTCTTGCCAGAAAAATTTATGATGATTCTTCTATTTGTTCTCGATTTGATAAACATGCATGGGTCACTATCTCCGAAGAATACAATCAGAGACAAATGCTTCTTGAAGTTGCCTCTTCAATTACTGGAAGCAATCAAGAAATGAGCGATGATGAACTAATGGAGATTGTGCGCAGAGGTCTGAAGGGTTGGAGATTTCTAATTGTCATAGATGATATTTGGAGTACTGAGGCATGGGACCAAATCCAAAGAATATTTCCTAATGATGACAATAAAAGCAGAATTCTATTAACCACAAGGCTCAAGTATGTTGCTGATTATGTCAGTTGTCCTGATTTCCCCCCTCATTGTAAGTCTTTTCTCACTCTAGATGATAGTTGGAATCTATTTACTGGAAAATTGTTCAAAAAAGAAGTGTGTCCTCCTCTACTTGTAGAAATAGGGAAGTATATTGTACAACAATGTCAAGGGTTACCTCTCTCGGTTATTGTCGTTGCGGGACTTCTTGGAAAAATGGACCCAACGTATGATAATTGGAAGAAAGTTGAGGAAAATCTAAACTCATTCTTTGGTACAGTATCTGAACGGTGCCAATCAATTCTTACTTTGAGCTACAATTACTTGCCCCAATATTTGAAGGCTTGTTTTCTCTATGTTGGAGGTTTTCCAGAAGACATAGAGATTAATGTTTCCTGGTTGATTAGGCTATGGATTGCTGAGACATTCGTAAAGGCTAGAAACAATAAAAGGTTAGAAGTGGTGGCAGAGGAGTATCTAGAAGAGTTAATTGATAGAAGTTTAATGTTGGCCGGTAAACATGGGGATGATGGAATGATGAGAACTTGCAAAATTCACGATCTTCTTCGCCAACTATGCCTAAGAGAAGCTCATACTGAAAATGTTGTGCATGTCATGAATACAAATGTTCCCATCTCCTTAGAAGCCATAGATGATAAACGGCGACTGATCGTTCAGTTTGATCTTCGAGAGAAGCAATTTTATCCTACAAGGCATAGCAGTGGTATTACAAGTATAACCCGCACCTTTATTTCAAGGCCatcatattttccaaaaagGAATTTATCCATTGTTTCACAGTTGAAGTTGCTTAAGGTGTTGGATGTATTTTCAATTGAATACGATTTCTCTTATGTAATACCTCAACTTGTACATTTGAGATATGTTGCTGCAAGAATTGATGAAGGTCTTTCATTAGCCAAATTGAGAAATCTACGGACCATATTTCTTCGAAGTCTTGAAGAGACGGAGTTGAAGCACCCCATAGATATTTGGACAATGTCAGAGGTAAGACATGTGGATATTAGATCACCACTATATATATGTAATCCTCTTGAGGCAGAAAATAATAGTATTGGAGAACATCCTCTGTTTCTCAATAACTTGCAAACACTAACTCTTCACTTATCTCCTTTTGCTGTGGAAATCATAAGAAGAACTCCCAATCTAAAAGAATTAAGGATTTTACATGAAGCTAAGCATTCTGACGGGCTTGCTATTCTTGATTCTCTCAGCCTTCTTGAGAAACTGGAGAAATTACACCTAGAAGCACAACAAACCGTTAACCAGATCATGATTTTCTCAGGGGATATTTTCCTTCCTAATCTCAAGGAGCTGACATTATCATTTACTTTTATACCATGGGAAGCTATGAATTTACTGGCTAATTTACCCAATCTGGAGGTGCTCGAAGGGTATTCTGCGTTCGATGGAACAGATTGGAGACTAAATGAAGATGTTGTGTTTCGGAAATTAAAACGTCTATTACTGCATAGGTGTAGAGATCTGCAAAAGTGGGAAGCTGGTAGTGATAATTTTCCGATGCTTGAGAAACTAATGATGTTTGAGTTGGAAAAACT
This Solanum stenotomum isolate F172 unplaced genomic scaffold, ASM1918654v1 scaffold17224, whole genome shotgun sequence DNA region includes the following protein-coding sequences:
- the LOC125850459 gene encoding putative late blight resistance protein homolog R1B-16, translating into MAYAALSSLMYTLEQLFKPNQYFVCPSYTQQHVQSLYQNLSSLQLFLDNTTTKDIETLKVVEKRIRNVVYKAEEKVDSNLRYIIILLADLTEMREETCKFFEEELVKVEKDVDSLRKEVVQIESNEHGSRSAELAAAPSSPEKSKIEENTIVGMEDDLNIILDRLTAQTHELTVIPIFGMGGIGKTTLARKIYDDSSICSRFDKHAWVTISEEYNQRQMLLEVASSITGSNQEMSDDELMEIVRRGLKGWRFLIVIDDIWSTEAWDQIQRIFPNDDNKSRILLTTRLKYVADYVSCPDFPPHCKSFLTLDDSWNLFTGKLFKKEVCPPLLVEIGKYIVQQCQGLPLSVIVVAGLLGKMDPTYDNWKKVEENLNSFFGTVSERCQSILTLSYNYLPQYLKACFLYVGGFPEDIEINVSWLIRLWIAETFVKARNNKRLEVVAEEYLEELIDRSLMLAGKHGDDGMMRTCKIHDLLRQLCLREAHTENVVHVMNTNVPISLEAIDDKRRLIVQFDLREKQFYPTRHSSGITSITRTFISRPSYFPKRNLSIVSQLKLLKVLDVFSIEYDFSYVIPQLVHLRYVAARIDEGLSLAKLRNLRTIFLRSLEETELKHPIDIWTMSEVRHVDIRSPLYICNPLEAENNSIGEHPLFLNNLQTLTLHLSPFAVEIIRRTPNLKELRILHEAKHSDGLAILDSLSLLEKLEKLHLEAQQTVNQIMIFSGDIFLPNLKELTLSFTFIPWEAMNLLANLPNLEVLEGYSAFDGTDWRLNEDVVFRKLKRLLLHRCRDLQKWEAGSDNFPMLEKLMMFELEKLEEIPQSIGDIMTLKLIQIKWCGYALEKSAEKIQQEQQSLGNYELQVQITTMVC